From a region of the Myroides sp. JBRI-B21084 genome:
- a CDS encoding SDR family NAD(P)-dependent oxidoreductase: MKTILITGASSGIGYATAKALANNNRLILCGRRNEKLLQLKAELTNTECYLLNFDVVHKDDVFKSFENLPKEWQNIDVLINNAGNAHGLASFQDADLNDLDAMIDSNVKGVIYVTKACLPYLQNSENAHIINISSIAGKQAYTNGATYCASKWAVEALTKGMRLDFLPLGIKVTSIAPGVVETEFSLVRFKGDTQKATKVYEGFDPLKAEDIAETIAFAVNQPKHVQLADITILPKAQADATTILKNNLY, translated from the coding sequence ATGAAAACAATTTTAATTACAGGAGCAAGTTCTGGTATTGGTTACGCTACTGCAAAAGCTTTAGCAAACAACAATAGATTGATATTATGCGGAAGAAGAAATGAAAAACTGCTTCAACTTAAAGCTGAGTTAACTAATACAGAGTGTTACCTTTTAAATTTTGATGTTGTACATAAAGATGACGTTTTTAAATCGTTTGAAAACCTTCCAAAAGAGTGGCAAAATATTGATGTTTTAATTAACAATGCCGGTAATGCTCACGGTTTAGCAAGTTTTCAAGACGCTGATTTGAATGATTTAGATGCAATGATAGATAGTAATGTAAAGGGGGTTATATATGTTACTAAAGCATGCTTACCTTATTTGCAGAATTCTGAAAATGCGCATATTATTAATATTTCTTCCATTGCTGGTAAACAAGCATATACAAATGGGGCTACATATTGCGCATCTAAATGGGCTGTTGAAGCGCTGACCAAAGGCATGCGATTAGATTTTTTACCGTTGGGAATTAAAGTTACATCAATTGCACCAGGTGTCGTAGAAACCGAGTTTTCATTGGTGCGTTTTAAAGGCGATACTCAAAAAGCAACTAAAGTTTATGAAGGGTTTGATCCATTAAAAGCAGAGGATATTGCAGAAACCATTGCTTTTGCTGTAAATCAGCCAAAACATGTGCAACTTGCTGATATTACGATATTACCAAAAGCACAAGCTGATGCTACAACTATTTTAAAAAATAATTTATACTAA
- a CDS encoding AraC family transcriptional regulator, producing MNEIELLKINDFKNTNSENSIYANTILNHLQLHHSRIEKPHKHNFYAVFLFTKGTGIHEIDFNQYKVNPGSVFFLQPGQTHSWELSEDADGFLFFHSTDFYETAYLNHSIKDFPFFESNFTEKHIFLNEEQLKIIQLIFVNLYTETLKQQKKYKQFILTYITQIYIYLNRLHESQNQNNNILLKHYQNVFSNFEKLVDSLFKENKSASKYADLLNITQKHLNRIVQTVTQKTTTQIITDRVILEAKRELLYTNLSLKEIALKLGYTDYTYFSRLFKKHSGIKASEFKKHYNLEE from the coding sequence ATGAATGAAATTGAATTGTTAAAAATTAATGATTTTAAAAACACAAATAGTGAAAATTCTATTTATGCAAACACGATACTAAATCACTTACAACTGCATCATTCACGTATTGAAAAGCCGCATAAACATAATTTTTATGCAGTATTTTTATTTACAAAAGGTACAGGAATTCATGAAATAGATTTTAATCAATATAAAGTAAATCCGGGTTCGGTATTTTTTTTACAGCCAGGGCAAACACACTCTTGGGAATTGTCTGAGGATGCAGATGGTTTTTTATTTTTTCATTCGACCGATTTTTATGAAACGGCTTATTTAAATCATTCTATAAAAGATTTTCCATTTTTTGAATCGAATTTTACAGAAAAACATATTTTTTTAAACGAAGAACAACTTAAAATTATTCAATTAATATTTGTAAATCTTTATACTGAAACGCTTAAGCAACAAAAAAAATACAAACAATTTATTTTAACATACATTACACAAATCTATATATATTTAAACCGTTTACATGAAAGTCAAAATCAAAACAACAATATACTTTTAAAACATTATCAAAATGTGTTTTCTAATTTTGAAAAACTAGTCGACAGTTTATTTAAAGAAAATAAATCGGCAAGTAAATACGCAGATTTATTAAATATTACACAAAAGCATTTAAATAGAATTGTACAAACTGTAACTCAAAAAACCACTACCCAAATTATTACAGACCGAGTTATTTTAGAAGCAAAACGCGAGTTGCTTTACACCAATCTATCATTAAAAGAAATAGCTTTAAAATTAGGTTATACAGATTATACATACTTCTCGCGACTGTTTAAAAAACATTCAGGAATAAAAGCATCTGAATTTAAAAAGCACTATAATTTAGAAGAATAA
- a CDS encoding DUF983 domain-containing protein, with translation MSYVTKVLSGTCPKCGQTKVFKKKGNPLLLEMPVMHENCSKCGYSYHPEPGFYYGGMYMSYALTVAEMVAVFVLGLLLKVNFLNIFIGVVVVILLMSTFNYRMSRLMWLNLFYKNENEQ, from the coding sequence ATGTCTTACGTAACTAAAGTTTTAAGCGGTACTTGTCCTAAATGTGGACAAACAAAAGTTTTTAAGAAAAAAGGAAATCCGTTATTATTAGAAATGCCAGTAATGCATGAAAATTGTTCTAAATGTGGGTATTCCTATCATCCAGAACCTGGGTTTTATTACGGTGGAATGTACATGAGTTACGCTTTAACAGTTGCAGAAATGGTTGCTGTTTTTGTATTAGGGTTACTTTTAAAAGTAAATTTTTTAAATATTTTTATTGGTGTTGTTGTAGTAATCTTGTTAATGTCTACATTTAATTACCGTATGTCGCGTTTAATGTGGCTTAATTTATTTTATAAAAATGAAAACGAGCAATAG
- a CDS encoding RluA family pseudouridine synthase, whose product MHLNNTNHKSTNCFIAFNKDISHIKLPEKLNFPFYYNVHPLCEMAANQVQFYLENNEELKHNFGLNNNNHLLPIGKMFGVLVVKKENEIGFITAYSGKLANSNSVAFFVPPVFDMLSQNSYFLRKETELNSINYEIELLENNSDLNTLLLNLEDLKATSTIEIESFKQQMTFKKAARKQKRLQLKETCTTDEYEILEADLIKQSLHEKHLLKTITIEYKQKLENLTQKIELFTEKITQLKEERKIKSNALQNWLFTNYTFLNSKKEEKSLLEIFKNSLHNHPPAGAGECCAPKLFQYAFKNNLEPIALAEFWWGAPPKSEVRLHKQFYPSCWGKCEPILGHMLQGLQVDENPFLNNPANNKELEIVYDDPYLVIVNKPAEFLSVPGIHITDSVYERIKNRYPNATGPLIVHRLDMSTSGLMVLAKNKDVHENLQKQFIKRKVKKSYIALLNGIVKNDNGCIELPLRVDLDDRPRQIVCYEYGKMGITKYTVLERKENTTRIQFFPITGRTHQLRVHAAHNLGLNTPIIGDDLYGTKANRLHLHANMLEFFHPIYKENVSFQVQPEF is encoded by the coding sequence ATGCATTTAAATAACACAAATCATAAAAGCACCAATTGTTTTATTGCTTTTAACAAAGATATTTCACATATTAAACTACCTGAAAAATTAAACTTTCCGTTTTATTATAATGTACATCCTTTATGTGAAATGGCTGCAAATCAAGTGCAATTTTATTTAGAAAACAACGAAGAACTTAAACATAATTTTGGTTTAAACAACAACAATCATTTATTACCCATTGGAAAAATGTTTGGTGTTTTAGTTGTTAAAAAAGAAAATGAAATTGGTTTTATTACAGCTTATTCAGGTAAATTAGCAAATAGTAATTCAGTTGCATTTTTCGTACCTCCTGTTTTTGATATGCTTTCTCAAAATAGTTATTTTTTAAGAAAGGAAACTGAATTAAACAGTATAAATTACGAAATTGAACTTTTAGAAAACAATAGTGATTTAAATACATTACTTTTAAATTTAGAGGATTTAAAAGCCACTTCAACCATTGAAATTGAATCATTTAAACAACAAATGACCTTTAAAAAAGCTGCACGAAAACAAAAACGATTGCAGCTAAAAGAAACTTGTACAACTGATGAATATGAAATTTTGGAAGCTGATTTAATTAAACAAAGTTTACATGAAAAACATCTTTTAAAAACAATTACGATTGAGTACAAACAAAAACTTGAAAATCTTACCCAAAAAATTGAGTTATTCACTGAAAAAATTACACAATTAAAAGAAGAACGTAAAATAAAATCAAACGCGTTACAAAATTGGTTGTTTACAAACTATACCTTTTTAAATAGTAAAAAAGAAGAAAAATCGTTATTAGAAATATTTAAAAATTCGTTACATAACCATCCGCCTGCTGGTGCGGGTGAATGTTGTGCCCCTAAATTGTTTCAATATGCTTTTAAAAATAATTTAGAACCAATTGCATTAGCTGAATTTTGGTGGGGAGCACCTCCAAAATCTGAAGTTCGTTTACACAAACAATTTTATCCATCGTGTTGGGGCAAGTGCGAACCTATTTTAGGTCATATGTTACAAGGTTTACAGGTTGATGAAAACCCTTTTCTAAACAATCCAGCTAATAATAAAGAGCTTGAAATTGTATACGACGATCCATATCTAGTAATTGTAAATAAACCTGCCGAATTTTTATCGGTTCCAGGTATTCATATAACCGATTCTGTTTATGAACGAATAAAAAACAGATATCCAAATGCAACCGGACCGTTAATTGTTCATAGATTGGATATGTCTACATCGGGGTTAATGGTTTTAGCTAAAAATAAAGATGTACACGAAAATCTTCAAAAGCAATTTATAAAACGCAAGGTCAAAAAAAGCTATATAGCGCTTTTAAATGGTATAGTTAAAAATGATAATGGTTGTATTGAATTGCCTTTAAGAGTAGATTTAGACGATAGACCTAGACAAATTGTTTGCTATGAATACGGTAAAATGGGCATAACCAAATACACTGTTTTAGAACGAAAAGAAAATACAACACGTATTCAATTTTTTCCAATAACCGGCCGTACACATCAATTAAGAGTACATGCAGCACATAATTTAGGCTTAAATACACCAATTATTGGTGATGATTTATATGGTACAAAAGCCAATAGATTACATTTACACGCAAATATGTTAGAATTTTTTCATCCTATTTATAAAGAAAATGTAAGTTTTCAGGTTCAACCTGAATTTTAA
- the rocD gene encoding ornithine--oxo-acid transaminase produces the protein MNSLSSNDAIALEEKYGAHNYHPLPVVLSKGEGVFVWDVEGKKYYDFLSAYSAVNQGHCHPKLVEAITKQAEQLTLTSRAFYNDKLGPYEEKITKLFGFDKVLPMNSGAEAVETAIKLTRKWAYEVKKIKEQEAVIIVCENNFHGRTTTIISFSNDQDARKNYGPYTEGFVRIPYNNVEALKEVIGNQNVAGFLVEPIQGEAGVFVPDTGYLTAAYELCKQNNVLFIADEVQTGIARTGKMLAVDHENIQPDVLILGKALSGGMYPVSAVLANDAVMNVIKPGQHGSTFGGNPVAAAVAMAALDVVIDEKLAENADNLGNLFRQKLNDYIQTSTICSLVRGKGLLNAILINDTEDSDTAWNICLRLRDNGLLAKPTHGNIIRFAPPLVMNEEQLLDCVRIITETLKEFER, from the coding sequence ATGAATAGTTTATCAAGTAACGATGCAATTGCATTAGAAGAAAAATACGGGGCGCATAATTACCATCCGCTACCGGTTGTATTATCAAAAGGCGAGGGGGTTTTTGTTTGGGATGTTGAAGGAAAAAAATATTACGATTTTTTATCGGCATATTCAGCAGTAAATCAAGGGCATTGCCATCCTAAATTAGTAGAAGCTATTACAAAGCAAGCTGAACAACTTACCTTAACTTCGCGCGCTTTTTATAACGATAAATTAGGACCTTATGAAGAGAAAATAACCAAATTATTTGGGTTTGATAAGGTTTTACCAATGAATTCGGGTGCGGAAGCTGTAGAAACAGCTATTAAATTAACCAGAAAATGGGCATACGAAGTAAAAAAAATTAAAGAACAAGAAGCTGTGATTATTGTTTGCGAAAATAATTTTCACGGAAGAACAACTACCATTATTTCGTTCTCAAACGATCAAGATGCCCGTAAAAATTACGGTCCATATACCGAAGGTTTTGTTCGCATACCTTATAATAATGTTGAAGCCTTAAAAGAAGTTATAGGTAACCAAAATGTTGCAGGTTTTTTAGTTGAGCCAATTCAAGGAGAAGCAGGCGTTTTTGTGCCAGATACTGGATATTTAACTGCGGCATATGAATTGTGTAAACAAAATAATGTGTTGTTTATAGCAGATGAAGTTCAAACGGGAATTGCGCGTACAGGTAAAATGTTGGCTGTTGATCATGAAAATATACAACCCGATGTTTTAATTTTAGGAAAAGCACTTTCTGGGGGTATGTATCCTGTTTCTGCAGTATTAGCTAACGATGCAGTAATGAATGTGATTAAACCAGGACAGCATGGTTCAACTTTTGGTGGAAATCCTGTTGCAGCAGCTGTTGCAATGGCTGCGTTAGATGTAGTTATTGATGAAAAACTTGCAGAAAACGCCGATAACTTAGGGAATTTATTCAGACAAAAATTAAACGATTATATTCAAACATCAACCATTTGTTCATTGGTTCGCGGAAAAGGCTTGTTAAATGCTATTTTAATTAACGATACCGAAGATAGTGATACCGCATGGAATATTTGTTTGCGTTTACGTGATAATGGTTTGTTAGCAAAACCAACACATGGTAATATTATCCGTTTTGCACCACCTTTGGTGATGAACGAAGAGCAACTTTTAGATTGTGTACGTATTATTACAGAAACGCTAAAAGAATTTGAAAGATAA
- the rlmD gene encoding 23S rRNA (uracil(1939)-C(5))-methyltransferase RlmD: protein MGRKKTDKIVFENVEVLDAGAKGVSVGKAADGKVIFIPNVVPGDVVDVQTFKKRKAYYEGKAVVFHKFSDKRVEPVCEHFGACGGCKWQNMDYKFQLGYKHQEVENNLKRIGKIELPQFEPILGSEKQFFYRNKMEFSFSNARWLTDAEIQSGEELGKENALGFHIPKMWDKILDIKKCHLQQDPSNAIRNEIRAFANTNGLEFYNPRENSGLLRTLMIRTASTGEIMVLIQFFKEDKQKRELLLNFIKDRFPEITSLQYVINSKLNDTIYDQNVFCFYGRDYILEEMEGLQFSINAKSFYQTNSEQAYELYSITRDFAGLTGEELVYDLYTGTGTIAQFVSKKAKKVIGVEAVPEAIADAKINAERNNITNCEFFVGDMKNVFNDEFIAQHGQPDVIITDPPRDGMHKDVVAQILKIAPKKVVYVSCNSATQARDLALMDELYKVVRVRPVDMFPQTHHVENVVLLEKR, encoded by the coding sequence ATGGGAAGAAAAAAAACAGACAAAATCGTATTCGAAAACGTTGAAGTCCTTGATGCAGGAGCAAAAGGCGTATCGGTTGGTAAAGCTGCCGATGGTAAAGTAATTTTTATTCCGAATGTAGTTCCGGGAGATGTAGTTGATGTGCAAACTTTTAAAAAACGCAAAGCGTATTACGAAGGTAAAGCGGTTGTTTTTCATAAGTTTTCTGATAAACGTGTGGAGCCCGTTTGTGAACATTTTGGAGCTTGTGGTGGTTGCAAATGGCAAAACATGGATTATAAATTTCAGTTAGGCTACAAACATCAAGAAGTTGAAAATAATTTAAAACGAATTGGTAAAATTGAATTACCACAATTTGAACCTATTTTAGGTTCGGAAAAGCAATTTTTTTACCGAAATAAAATGGAGTTTTCTTTCTCTAACGCACGTTGGTTAACCGATGCTGAAATTCAATCGGGTGAAGAATTAGGTAAAGAAAATGCATTAGGTTTTCACATTCCAAAAATGTGGGACAAAATTCTTGACATTAAAAAGTGTCACTTACAACAAGATCCTTCTAACGCAATACGTAACGAAATTCGAGCTTTTGCAAACACAAATGGCTTAGAATTTTACAATCCGCGTGAAAACAGTGGTTTATTACGTACTTTAATGATTAGAACAGCATCTACAGGTGAAATTATGGTGTTGATTCAATTTTTTAAAGAAGACAAGCAAAAACGCGAATTGCTTTTAAATTTTATTAAGGATCGCTTTCCAGAAATCACTTCGTTACAATATGTAATAAACAGTAAATTAAACGATACCATTTACGATCAAAATGTATTTTGTTTCTATGGACGCGATTATATTTTAGAAGAAATGGAAGGTTTACAATTTAGTATAAATGCAAAATCGTTTTACCAAACAAATTCTGAACAAGCTTATGAATTGTACAGCATTACTCGTGATTTTGCTGGCTTAACTGGTGAAGAATTGGTTTACGATTTGTATACTGGTACAGGAACCATTGCTCAATTTGTATCTAAAAAAGCAAAAAAAGTTATAGGTGTTGAAGCCGTGCCCGAAGCAATTGCTGATGCTAAAATTAATGCAGAACGCAACAACATTACCAATTGTGAATTTTTTGTAGGAGATATGAAAAATGTGTTTAACGATGAATTTATTGCACAACACGGACAACCAGATGTAATTATTACCGACCCGCCACGCGATGGAATGCATAAAGATGTGGTGGCGCAAATTTTAAAAATTGCTCCTAAAAAAGTTGTTTATGTAAGTTGTAATTCAGCTACACAAGCACGTGATTTGGCTTTAATGGATGAATTGTATAAAGTAGTTCGTGTACGCCCAGTAGATATGTTTCCACAAACACATCACGTTGAAAATGTAGTTTTATTAGAAAAACGATAA
- a CDS encoding aminoacyl-histidine dipeptidase — translation MSQDIRNLEPLPLWNHFADLNAVPRPSKKEERVIAFMKQFGENLGLETIVDEVGNVIIKKPATAGMENRKTIVMQSHLDMVHQKNNDTVFDFDNQGIEMYIDGDWVRANGTTLGADNGIGVATIMAVLASTEIKHPAIEALFTIDEETGMTGAMGLKGGLLEGDILLNLDTEDDEEIDIGCAGGVDVTAIADYEEEDLPDGSVAYKITVKGLKGGHSGMDIHKGLGNANKIMNRLLFNSFDNFGLQIASINGGSLRNAIPRESVADVIIAKMYDESFVFDMQKIVHEIKTEFATTEPNLEIIFEKQDTLPNKVMPAMAQFYLVRALYTAHNGVYRMSADFDDLVETSNNIAKVTVANGKLQIQCLTRSSVETSKFDLANALRSAFELMGCEVTFSGSYPGWTPNPNSSILKVLDELYQKQNGKKANVVACHAGLECGILGTNYPDMKMISFGPNIRGAHSPEERVSISSVQKYWNFVLEILQNIPIK, via the coding sequence ATGAGTCAAGATATTCGCAATTTAGAACCACTTCCGTTGTGGAATCATTTTGCCGATTTAAATGCTGTTCCACGTCCTTCTAAAAAAGAAGAACGAGTTATTGCTTTTATGAAACAATTTGGTGAAAATTTAGGTTTAGAAACCATTGTTGATGAAGTTGGTAATGTAATTATAAAAAAACCGGCTACTGCTGGTATGGAAAATCGCAAAACCATTGTAATGCAATCGCATTTAGATATGGTACACCAAAAAAATAACGACACCGTTTTTGATTTTGACAACCAAGGTATCGAAATGTATATCGACGGCGATTGGGTACGTGCAAATGGAACCACTTTAGGAGCTGATAACGGAATTGGTGTAGCAACTATCATGGCTGTTTTAGCATCAACCGAAATTAAACACCCAGCTATTGAAGCGCTGTTTACTATTGATGAAGAAACGGGTATGACCGGAGCAATGGGCTTAAAAGGCGGATTACTTGAAGGGGATATTTTATTAAATTTAGACACCGAAGACGATGAAGAGATTGATATTGGTTGTGCCGGCGGAGTAGATGTTACAGCTATTGCTGATTATGAAGAAGAAGATTTACCAGACGGTTCGGTTGCTTACAAAATTACTGTTAAAGGCTTAAAAGGTGGACATTCAGGTATGGATATTCATAAAGGCTTAGGTAATGCCAACAAAATTATGAATAGATTGTTATTTAACAGCTTTGATAATTTTGGTTTACAAATTGCCAGCATAAATGGTGGTAGTTTGCGTAACGCTATTCCGCGTGAAAGTGTTGCAGATGTTATTATTGCAAAAATGTACGACGAATCGTTTGTATTTGATATGCAAAAAATAGTACACGAAATTAAAACTGAGTTTGCTACTACAGAACCAAATTTGGAAATTATTTTTGAAAAACAAGATACTTTACCAAATAAAGTAATGCCTGCAATGGCTCAATTTTATTTAGTTCGTGCGCTTTACACCGCTCACAACGGAGTTTATAGAATGAGTGCTGATTTTGATGATTTAGTAGAAACATCAAATAATATTGCAAAAGTTACGGTTGCAAATGGTAAATTACAAATTCAATGTTTAACCAGATCATCTGTAGAAACTTCTAAGTTTGATTTAGCTAATGCTTTACGTTCTGCCTTTGAATTAATGGGTTGCGAAGTTACTTTTTCGGGTTCATATCCAGGTTGGACACCCAATCCAAATTCATCAATTTTAAAAGTTTTAGATGAATTGTATCAAAAACAAAATGGTAAAAAAGCTAATGTTGTGGCATGCCACGCTGGTTTAGAATGTGGTATTTTAGGTACAAATTATCCCGATATGAAAATGATTTCGTTTGGTCCTAACATTCGTGGAGCACATTCACCAGAAGAACGTGTTTCCATTTCATCAGTTCAAAAATATTGGAATTTTGTTTTAGAAATTTTGCAAAACATTCCAATTAAGTAA
- a CDS encoding (2Fe-2S) ferredoxin domain-containing protein: protein MSKCKSFNEVIYFCDGKKCCRYNEEAKSCLKELLCDNGLNKCVSLQKMKCQGMCKSAPVFYIDSEKKYKKEVTKKKAEKIFTKYIVA, encoded by the coding sequence ATGAGTAAATGTAAATCTTTTAATGAAGTAATTTATTTTTGCGATGGAAAAAAATGCTGCAGATATAATGAAGAAGCAAAATCATGCTTAAAAGAATTATTGTGCGATAACGGACTTAATAAATGCGTATCGCTACAAAAAATGAAATGCCAAGGTATGTGTAAAAGTGCCCCCGTTTTTTATATTGATTCTGAAAAAAAATATAAAAAAGAAGTAACAAAGAAAAAAGCCGAAAAAATATTTACCAAATATATAGTTGCCTAA
- a CDS encoding DUF3810 domain-containing protein — translation MNKKYFIISFTASLLILSYLYTNNYTSFFNDYYNKNIYVYLDKFLSFFSIVPFSVGDLLYAIVVLFILLKSYNLIKLKKYIKLFYVLSCCIITFLALFQLFWGFNNYKYSVANQLKLENNYSKSDLDSITNRLIYIVNKQQTAITKNTEKKVEIKLDLDNFNCVAKQNYTKLPENLKSILIENKINKVKPSLYSHVLSYAGFSGYFNPFTHENQVNIKIPTVGMPVTVAHEMAHQLGIASEAEANFFGYKNMLQSNELHFKYAANLYALKYCLKEYKIENEETYQLLFNQLNKGVQENILESELFWKNKRNVSSYVLKYMYGTFLKMNNQKEGIRSYNKFVDLLINYNKKYPKDASFY, via the coding sequence ATGAATAAAAAATATTTCATCATATCTTTTACAGCAAGTTTATTAATATTAAGTTATTTATATACTAATAATTACACTTCTTTTTTTAATGATTATTACAATAAAAACATTTATGTGTATTTAGATAAATTTTTAAGTTTTTTTTCGATTGTTCCCTTTTCAGTAGGCGATTTATTGTATGCAATCGTAGTATTATTTATTCTGCTTAAAAGTTATAATCTAATTAAGTTAAAAAAATATATAAAATTATTTTACGTTTTATCATGCTGCATAATAACTTTTTTAGCATTGTTTCAGCTATTTTGGGGCTTTAATAATTATAAATACAGCGTTGCAAATCAATTAAAATTGGAAAATAATTATTCTAAATCTGATTTGGATTCGATAACGAATAGATTAATTTATATTGTAAACAAACAACAAACTGCTATTACCAAAAACACAGAAAAAAAAGTAGAAATTAAGCTTGATTTAGACAATTTTAATTGTGTAGCAAAACAGAATTATACAAAACTACCTGAAAATTTAAAAAGCATTTTAATTGAAAACAAAATTAATAAAGTAAAACCTTCTTTATATTCACACGTATTGTCGTATGCAGGATTTAGTGGTTATTTTAACCCATTTACACATGAAAACCAAGTTAATATAAAAATACCAACAGTTGGTATGCCTGTAACTGTTGCACATGAAATGGCCCATCAATTAGGAATTGCTAGTGAAGCCGAAGCAAACTTTTTTGGATATAAAAACATGTTGCAAAGCAATGAATTACATTTTAAATATGCTGCAAATTTGTACGCTTTAAAGTATTGCTTAAAAGAGTATAAAATAGAAAACGAAGAAACTTATCAATTACTTTTTAATCAATTAAACAAAGGCGTTCAGGAAAATATACTTGAAAGCGAATTGTTTTGGAAAAATAAACGAAATGTTTCTTCGTATGTTTTAAAATATATGTATGGAACTTTTTTAAAAATGAACAATCAAAAAGAAGGCATTAGATCTTATAATAAATTTGTTGATTTATTGATAAATTACAACAAAAAATATCCGAAAGACGCTTCCTTTTATTAA